GGGACGTCCAGGGCGAGCCGCACCCAACCCGGGTCGACCGGTTGCAATCGGGCCCGCCAGGTCAGCGCCGCCGCCATCTGGAGCACCGGGGCGGCCACCGGCACTGTCCAGCCGTGGAAGTGCCGGGCCACCAGCTCCGGGGTGAGCACCGGGTCGGCCGCCACGTTGAACGCGCCGCGCGCGTCGGAGAGAACCGCTCGGGCGTACGCGTCCGCGACGTCGTCGGCGTGCACCGCCTGCATGCGCAGCCGACGGTGGGTGGGCACCAGCGGCAGCCGGCCGTACCGGAGCAGCCGGACCGGCACGAACGGCCCGAGGAAGTACCGGGTGATCTCGGTGGCCGCGTCCCGCTGGAAGACCAGCCCCGGCCGGAGCCGGACGATCCGCAGCTCCGGGTGCTCCCGCTCGACCTGGTCGAGCAACGCCTCCACCTGCGCCTTGTCCTGCCCGTACGACGAACCGGGCACCCCGGTGGCCGGCCAACGCTCGCTGACCGGGTGGTCCTTCGGGCCGGGCGCGTACGTGCCGACCGACGAGGCGTAAACCAGGGCCGGCACCTTCGCCCGGAGCAGCGCGTCGACCACTGTACGGCTGCCGCCGACATTGGTCTTGTGCAGTCGCCGCTGGTCGTGGCTGGGCTGGATCTGCCACGCCAGGTGCACCACCGCGTCGGCGCCGGCGAAGATCCCGACGAGCTGGTCGACGGCACCCGGTTCGGCGATGTCGCAGGAGTGCCACTCGACCGCGTCGTACGGC
The nucleotide sequence above comes from Micromonospora pallida. Encoded proteins:
- a CDS encoding NAD-dependent epimerase/dehydratase family protein gives rise to the protein MRIVVVGASGNVGTALLRRLRRESGLELVGVARRLPEPSAGAPYDAVEWHSCDIAEPGAVDQLVGIFAGADAVVHLAWQIQPSHDQRRLHKTNVGGSRTVVDALLRAKVPALVYASSVGTYAPGPKDHPVSERWPATGVPGSSYGQDKAQVEALLDQVEREHPELRIVRLRPGLVFQRDAATEITRYFLGPFVPVRLLRYGRLPLVPTHRRLRMQAVHADDVADAYARAVLSDARGAFNVAADPVLTPELVARHFHGWTVPVAAPVLQMAAALTWRARLQPVDPGWVRLALDVPLMSSERAEAELGWRPARDAVTALRELFAGMAAGGHTDSPPMSRRNDLAGRPGGLLVGRPAGQGNPY